One stretch of Paraburkholderia fungorum DNA includes these proteins:
- the ligD gene encoding DNA ligase D — protein MNDRLDLYQRKRRFDKTPEPSGATTARKRAGRAGRQAVHADADQTLSYVIQEHDARRLHYDFRLELNGTLLSWAVPKGPSLDPSVKRLAVHVEDHPVEYGSFEGEIPAGNYGAGSVIVWDRGTWEPAGGSAEAARTYAAGKLKFRLHGEKLRGGWTLVRSHMRGSGDKEQWLLIKERDDEARGEAEYDILKERPGSVLGDAGASAGKTGRGAGKGGGDSRRANSQTDDGEDGDGRRTRSKGVGKAVPKTTANATSRTAPVPATKSATRSAARTAASTAATKTASIKPAVRKKTSESPSKPTASAKTTRSSDTKPASSKADPRRPDIVATRTNESLRELAASPAIEGAVKARLPATFKPQLATLVDSAPAGDDWSYEIKFDGYRVLVRIDRVSKRGVTQIFTRAGNDWTAKFGKQVEAVDQLELDSAWLDGEAVVLDDNDVPSFQALQNAFDANRPQDIVIYLFDVPYLNGYDLRDVPLEQRRAILRALLENIDDSVLRFSNDFGFSADELLRSACDMSLEGIIGKRRDSGYLSGRSSSWIKLKCRRRQEFVIGGYSEPSGSRASFGALLLGVYDSKGRLNYAGRVGTGFDAALLRSVKTALDAHASKEMPFAAAPRERSRTAVHWVEPVLVAECNFAEWTSDGIVRQASFVSLRDDKPARQIVKEASRQGVDVQQETDIRHEGAAEAEGEAAPKKRASPKSGVGKAVSAKTVSAKTTAAKTATAKAAIAKTPTAKTATAKTATAKTATAKTATAKTAIAKTATAKTATAKTATAKTATAKTATAKTATAKTPTAKTPATKTSATKKSNATEQIAGVRVSHPDRVIDSSTGARKIDLVRYYEAVADWMLPHLKDRPVSLVRAPEDIGGELFFQKHSQKLSIPNVTQHPGLDAGHPPLITVDVLNALVGAAQMGTVEFHTWNALVSNIEKPDRMVFDLDPDASLGWERMIEAAQLTRSLLEELGLESFCKTSGGKGLHVVVPLAKQAGWDEVKDFSQAVAQHMAATLPKYFSAKMGAQNRKQKIFVDYLRNNRGSSTVAAFSARARPGLGVSVPLSWDEVAATTAGDQWTIQNLHERLADLKKDPWAAYAKTRQRITAAMRKRLDEAQ, from the coding sequence ATGAACGACAGACTCGATCTCTATCAACGCAAACGTCGCTTCGACAAAACGCCGGAGCCTTCAGGCGCGACTACGGCACGTAAGCGGGCGGGGCGCGCGGGCCGTCAAGCGGTGCATGCCGACGCGGACCAAACGCTCTCATACGTGATCCAGGAGCATGACGCGCGGCGTCTGCATTACGACTTCCGGCTCGAATTGAACGGGACGCTGCTTTCATGGGCCGTGCCGAAAGGGCCGAGCCTCGATCCGTCGGTGAAGCGGCTGGCGGTCCATGTCGAAGATCATCCGGTCGAGTATGGCTCGTTCGAAGGCGAAATCCCGGCCGGCAACTACGGCGCGGGCAGCGTGATCGTGTGGGATCGCGGCACGTGGGAGCCGGCCGGCGGATCGGCCGAGGCGGCTCGCACTTACGCTGCAGGCAAGCTCAAATTCAGGCTCCATGGAGAAAAGCTGCGCGGCGGCTGGACGCTGGTGCGCAGTCACATGCGTGGCAGCGGCGACAAGGAGCAATGGCTGCTGATCAAGGAGCGCGACGACGAAGCACGTGGGGAAGCCGAGTACGACATCCTGAAAGAGCGGCCCGGGAGTGTGCTGGGCGACGCCGGAGCGTCGGCTGGGAAAACGGGACGCGGTGCGGGCAAGGGCGGCGGAGATAGCAGGCGCGCGAACTCGCAAACGGACGATGGCGAGGATGGCGATGGGCGTCGCACGCGAAGCAAAGGCGTGGGCAAAGCCGTGCCTAAGACTACCGCCAACGCGACCAGTCGAACCGCGCCCGTGCCGGCCACGAAGTCCGCGACTAGAAGCGCTGCCAGAACCGCAGCCTCAACGGCCGCAACAAAAACGGCATCGATAAAGCCTGCTGTCCGCAAAAAAACCAGCGAGTCCCCGAGCAAGCCCACCGCCTCGGCGAAGACCACCAGGAGCAGCGATACAAAACCCGCGTCATCCAAAGCCGATCCCAGGCGACCCGACATCGTCGCCACGCGCACCAACGAATCGCTGCGCGAGCTTGCCGCGTCGCCCGCGATCGAAGGGGCGGTCAAGGCACGCCTGCCCGCGACCTTCAAACCGCAACTGGCGACACTCGTCGACAGCGCGCCCGCAGGCGACGACTGGTCGTACGAGATCAAGTTCGACGGCTACCGCGTACTGGTCCGCATCGACCGTGTGTCGAAACGCGGAGTCACGCAGATATTCACGCGCGCCGGTAACGACTGGACCGCGAAATTCGGCAAGCAGGTCGAGGCCGTCGATCAGCTCGAACTCGACAGCGCGTGGCTCGACGGCGAAGCCGTGGTACTCGACGATAACGACGTCCCAAGCTTCCAGGCGCTGCAAAACGCGTTCGACGCAAACCGTCCGCAGGACATCGTCATCTACCTGTTCGATGTTCCTTATCTGAACGGCTACGACCTGCGCGACGTGCCGCTCGAACAGCGCCGCGCGATCCTGCGCGCCTTGCTCGAGAACATCGACGACAGCGTGCTCCGGTTCTCAAACGACTTCGGATTCAGCGCCGACGAACTGCTCAGGAGCGCCTGCGATATGTCGCTCGAAGGGATCATCGGCAAGCGTCGCGATAGCGGCTACCTGTCCGGCCGTTCGTCGTCGTGGATCAAACTGAAGTGCCGCCGACGCCAGGAATTCGTGATCGGCGGCTATTCGGAACCGTCCGGCAGCCGCGCGTCGTTCGGTGCGCTGCTGCTCGGCGTCTACGACAGCAAAGGCAGACTGAATTACGCAGGCCGAGTCGGCACCGGCTTCGACGCCGCGTTGCTGCGCTCGGTCAAGACGGCGCTCGATGCGCACGCAAGCAAGGAGATGCCGTTCGCCGCCGCGCCGCGCGAGCGCAGCCGCACAGCGGTGCATTGGGTCGAACCGGTGCTCGTCGCCGAATGCAATTTCGCCGAATGGACCAGCGACGGCATCGTGCGCCAGGCGTCGTTCGTCAGCTTGCGCGACGACAAACCGGCACGCCAGATCGTCAAGGAAGCATCCCGTCAAGGAGTCGATGTGCAACAGGAAACCGATATCCGTCACGAAGGTGCCGCTGAAGCTGAAGGCGAGGCTGCGCCGAAGAAACGCGCGTCGCCGAAGAGTGGGGTGGGTAAGGCGGTTTCAGCGAAGACGGTTTCAGCGAAAACTACTGCTGCGAAGACGGCGACTGCGAAGGCTGCTATTGCAAAAACGCCTACTGCAAAGACGGCTACTGCGAAGACGGCTACTGCGAAGACGGCTACTGCGAAGACGGCGACTGCGAAGACGGCTATTGCGAAGACGGCGACTGCAAAGACGGCTACTGCAAAGACGGCTACTGCAAAGACGGCTACTGCAAAGACGGCTACTGCAAAGACGGCTACTGCAAAGACGCCTACTGCAAAAACACCAGCTACAAAAACCTCCGCCACAAAAAAATCCAACGCCACAGAACAAATCGCCGGCGTACGCGTATCCCACCCCGACCGCGTGATCGATAGCAGCACCGGCGCACGCAAGATCGATCTCGTCCGGTATTACGAAGCGGTGGCCGACTGGATGCTGCCGCATCTCAAGGACCGGCCGGTGTCGCTGGTGCGCGCGCCCGAGGACATCGGCGGAGAACTGTTTTTTCAGAAGCACAGCCAGAAACTGTCGATTCCGAATGTCACCCAGCATCCCGGCCTCGACGCCGGCCATCCGCCGCTGATCACCGTCGACGTACTCAACGCGCTGGTCGGTGCCGCGCAAATGGGCACCGTCGAATTTCACACGTGGAATGCGCTGGTATCGAACATCGAAAAACCCGACCGGATGGTGTTCGATCTCGACCCCGATGCGTCGCTCGGCTGGGAACGCATGATCGAAGCCGCGCAACTCACGCGCTCACTGCTCGAAGAACTCGGTCTCGAATCGTTTTGCAAGACGAGCGGCGGCAAAGGGCTGCATGTCGTTGTGCCGCTCGCAAAACAGGCCGGCTGGGACGAGGTGAAGGACTTTTCGCAAGCCGTCGCGCAGCACATGGCCGCCACGCTGCCGAAGTATTTCAGCGCAAAGATGGGCGCGCAGAACCGCAAGCAGAAAATCTTCGTCGATTACCTGCGCAATAACCGTGGATCGAGCACGGTCGCCGCATTCTCGGCGCGCGCGCGGCCTGGTCTCGGTGTATCGGTGCCGCTATCGTGGGACGAAGTCGCCGCGACCACGGCGGGCGATCAATGGACCATCCAGAACCTGCACGAACGGCTCGCCGATCTGAAGAAAGATCCTTGGGCTGCTTACGCGAAGACACGGCAGCGGATTACCGCGGCCATGAGAAAACGCCTCGACGAAGCGCAGTAA
- a CDS encoding LysR family transcriptional regulator — MTLSPSAERERLDLLDVALFVRAALLANVSAAGREFGLSAAVASSRIAQLEKLLGARLLHRTTRRISLTQDGEVFMTRAAALLDAAAAARASVGRAQAEPQGRLRVSMTSSFGRQHVSPVISEFLRRYPGVSVDLRLTDQLVDLVDAGIDVAIRIGALKDSSLIARRLAVNRRVLCASPAYLAARGMPHHPSDLTRHECVILSDQRDWAFVTPAGPLEVRVSGRLVTDNGEVIRDALLAGFGIALKSTWDVAPYLRSGELVSVLDAYPLVDNVAIWAVYPSRAFVPPKTLAFIEFLAAHFGDPPYWDVAPEVSAASGAESFGV; from the coding sequence ATGACGCTTTCCCCGTCCGCTGAGCGCGAGCGGCTCGATCTACTCGATGTCGCGTTGTTCGTACGCGCCGCGCTGCTTGCCAATGTATCGGCGGCGGGACGCGAATTCGGTTTATCCGCGGCGGTCGCGAGTTCGCGCATCGCGCAGCTCGAAAAGCTGCTCGGCGCGCGGCTGTTGCACCGGACCACACGCCGTATCAGCCTCACGCAGGACGGTGAAGTCTTCATGACGCGCGCCGCGGCGCTCCTCGACGCGGCGGCCGCCGCACGCGCGTCGGTCGGCCGCGCGCAGGCCGAACCGCAGGGCCGCTTGCGGGTGTCGATGACATCGTCGTTCGGACGCCAGCATGTGTCGCCGGTGATCAGCGAGTTCTTGAGACGTTATCCGGGCGTAAGCGTCGATCTGCGCCTGACCGATCAACTGGTCGATCTCGTCGATGCCGGAATCGACGTGGCGATCCGGATCGGCGCGCTGAAGGATTCGTCGCTGATTGCGCGGCGGCTCGCTGTCAACCGGCGCGTGCTGTGCGCATCGCCCGCGTATCTCGCCGCGCGCGGCATGCCGCATCATCCATCGGATTTGACCCGACACGAGTGCGTGATTCTGTCGGACCAGCGCGACTGGGCGTTCGTGACGCCGGCAGGCCCACTTGAGGTACGCGTGAGCGGGCGCCTCGTCACCGACAACGGCGAGGTGATCCGCGACGCGCTGCTCGCCGGATTCGGCATCGCGCTGAAATCGACGTGGGACGTGGCGCCCTATTTGCGCAGCGGCGAACTGGTCAGCGTGCTCGATGCTTACCCGCTGGTCGATAACGTCGCGATCTGGGCGGTTTATCCGAGCCGCGCGTTCGTGCCGCCCAAAACGCTCGCTTTCATCGAGTTCCTCGCTGCGCATTTCGGTGATCCGCCGTATTGGGATGTGGCGCCGGAGGTGAGCGCCGCATCCGGCGCCGAGTCGTTTGGCGTGTGA
- a CDS encoding DUF6013 family protein, producing MSSSFKLSAVSAVSTVSVIASLACAFAPALVVQQAHAATPITVTSQAALDGPIRYTVRVTSKQFGNSQETRTIRSGESDDFTWKTVPPGGPVAGTDDCPNYSSLPVDTNGAMIRQTQIRFAPVVAGDGTATVQMNFQAQTPHGVKTVTNGGKTLKCPNDVTVSQILRFTMPVNGSTKTLTLNDGTEVAISAKR from the coding sequence ATGAGCTCCAGCTTCAAACTCTCCGCCGTTTCCGCTGTTTCCACTGTCTCAGTGATTGCTTCTCTCGCTTGCGCATTCGCGCCCGCCCTGGTCGTGCAGCAGGCCCACGCGGCCACGCCGATCACGGTGACCTCGCAGGCCGCTCTCGATGGTCCGATTCGCTACACGGTCCGCGTCACGTCGAAACAGTTCGGCAATTCCCAGGAAACCCGCACGATCCGCTCCGGCGAGTCGGACGATTTCACCTGGAAGACCGTGCCTCCGGGCGGCCCCGTAGCCGGCACGGACGACTGCCCGAACTATTCGTCGCTGCCGGTCGATACCAACGGCGCGATGATCCGTCAGACGCAGATCCGCTTTGCGCCGGTTGTCGCCGGCGACGGCACGGCGACTGTGCAGATGAACTTCCAGGCGCAAACTCCGCACGGCGTGAAGACGGTGACGAACGGCGGCAAGACGCTCAAGTGTCCGAACGACGTAACCGTCAGCCAGATTCTGCGTTTTACGATGCCGGTCAACGGCAGCACGAAAACGCTGACGCTCAATGACGGCACGGAAGTGGCGATCAGCGCGAAGCGGTGA
- a CDS encoding ABC transporter ATP-binding protein — protein MTDVPLVLADGIVRRDPQRDQTLLQPTTFALRAGDRVAITGPSGSGKSVFLRALALLDPLDAGRVLWHGAPVERAAIPRYRRNVAYIRQRPALLDGTVEDNLRYPFELRTYRDVRFDRARAASLAVQAGRSANFLDQRASELSGGEAQIAALIRVLQLTPEVLLLDEPTASLDPESSQAIEGLVKAWFDADPSRHASMWVSHDPAQAARMSERHLTMRAGVLDESAAPSPAHEEATR, from the coding sequence ATGACCGACGTCCCCCTTGTTCTCGCCGACGGCATCGTCCGGCGCGATCCACAGCGCGACCAGACGCTGTTGCAGCCCACTACCTTCGCGTTGCGCGCGGGTGATCGCGTCGCCATCACCGGGCCGTCCGGCTCGGGCAAGAGCGTGTTTCTGCGCGCGCTCGCGCTGCTCGATCCGCTCGATGCCGGGCGCGTGCTGTGGCACGGCGCGCCGGTCGAGCGCGCGGCGATTCCACGCTATCGGCGCAACGTCGCGTATATCCGGCAGCGGCCCGCATTGCTCGACGGCACGGTCGAAGACAACCTTCGCTATCCGTTCGAGTTGCGCACTTATCGCGACGTGCGCTTCGATCGCGCGCGGGCGGCGAGCCTCGCGGTGCAGGCCGGCCGCAGCGCAAACTTTCTCGACCAGCGCGCGAGCGAACTCTCCGGCGGTGAAGCGCAGATCGCCGCGCTGATCCGCGTGCTGCAACTGACGCCCGAAGTGCTGCTGCTCGACGAGCCGACCGCGTCGCTCGATCCCGAGTCGTCGCAGGCGATCGAAGGTCTGGTGAAGGCGTGGTTTGACGCCGATCCGTCACGTCACGCGTCGATGTGGGTCTCGCACGATCCGGCCCAGGCCGCGCGCATGAGCGAGCGCCATCTGACCATGCGTGCAGGCGTGCTGGACGAAAGCGCGGCGCCCTCGCCCGCGCACGAGGAGGCCACACGATGA
- a CDS encoding ABC transporter permease — MTLQNLSLWDVAIAALLIVVNGVVSVALKLDLERKLAWAAVRTVVQLLAIGYVLGWVFRYDHWFVVLPLMILMTLIAGFAGANRGSRTYAGQRADSVLSIWVSSWLVAAVGLFVVIRIHPWYEPQYAIPILGMILGNTLTGVSLGIERMTEELTARRDRVDMALALGATRWEAAQAPARQAVRAGMMPTLNQMAVVGVVSLPGMMTGQVLAGQSPLQAVRYQIVIMFLIAASSALGTVGAVLLTYRRLFSAEHRFLSARLVERAAAKRG, encoded by the coding sequence ATGACCCTGCAAAACCTGAGTCTCTGGGACGTCGCGATTGCCGCGCTGCTGATCGTCGTGAACGGCGTGGTGTCGGTGGCGCTGAAGCTCGATCTGGAGCGCAAGCTTGCGTGGGCGGCGGTGCGCACCGTGGTCCAGTTGCTGGCCATCGGCTATGTGCTCGGCTGGGTGTTCCGCTACGACCACTGGTTCGTCGTGCTGCCGCTGATGATCCTGATGACGCTGATCGCCGGGTTCGCGGGTGCGAATCGCGGCAGCCGCACTTACGCCGGGCAGCGCGCGGACAGTGTGCTGTCGATCTGGGTCAGTTCGTGGCTGGTGGCGGCGGTCGGGCTGTTCGTCGTGATCCGCATTCACCCGTGGTACGAGCCGCAATACGCGATTCCGATCCTCGGAATGATTCTCGGCAATACGCTGACGGGCGTGTCGCTCGGAATCGAACGGATGACCGAGGAGCTGACCGCGCGGCGCGATCGTGTCGACATGGCGCTGGCGCTCGGTGCGACCCGCTGGGAAGCGGCGCAGGCGCCGGCGCGTCAGGCGGTGCGAGCGGGGATGATGCCGACGCTGAACCAGATGGCGGTGGTCGGCGTGGTCAGCCTGCCCGGCATGATGACCGGTCAGGTGCTGGCGGGTCAGTCGCCGTTGCAGGCGGTCCGGTATCAGATCGTGATCATGTTTCTGATTGCGGCGTCGTCCGCGTTGGGGACAGTGGGCGCGGTGCTGCTGACGTACCGGCGGCTGTTTTCGGCCGAGCACCGGTTTTTGTCGGCGCGGCTGGTGGAACGGGCGGCGGCGAAGCGCGGCTAA
- a CDS encoding zinc-binding alcohol dehydrogenase family protein, with protein sequence MKAIGLYRYLPIDHAESLVDVDIPTPEASGRDLLVKVEAISVNPVDTKVRAPKDTVEKTPRVLGWDAAGTVVAVGPDVTLFKVGDPVFYAGSITRPGANSEFHLVDERIVGRKPASLDFTHAAALPLTAITAWEALFDRLGVSPQGAHEGRSVLIFGGAGGVGSIGIQLAKQLAKLKVIATASRPESAKWAKELGADHIVDHFGDLPAQLKELGIDQVDYVLIFNDTDKNFPAAAEVIAPQGSIATIVENSKPVPVELLKAKSAAFHWEFMFTRSMFGTPDMIEQHKLLTEVARLVDAGTLRTTVGQDFGKINAENLRGAHRLLEEGRAIGKVVLTGF encoded by the coding sequence ATGAAAGCCATCGGTCTCTATCGCTATCTGCCAATCGATCACGCCGAATCGCTGGTCGATGTCGACATCCCGACGCCCGAAGCCAGCGGCCGCGACCTGCTGGTGAAAGTCGAGGCGATTTCCGTCAATCCGGTCGACACCAAGGTGCGTGCACCGAAAGATACCGTCGAAAAGACGCCGCGCGTGCTCGGCTGGGACGCCGCCGGCACAGTTGTCGCGGTCGGCCCGGATGTCACGTTGTTCAAGGTCGGCGATCCGGTGTTTTATGCGGGCAGCATCACCCGTCCGGGCGCGAACAGCGAGTTTCATCTGGTCGACGAGCGGATCGTCGGCCGCAAACCGGCATCGCTCGATTTCACGCACGCGGCCGCGTTGCCGTTGACCGCGATTACCGCGTGGGAAGCGCTGTTCGACCGCCTCGGCGTATCGCCGCAAGGCGCGCATGAAGGCCGCAGCGTGCTGATTTTCGGCGGCGCGGGCGGGGTCGGCTCGATCGGCATCCAACTCGCGAAGCAACTGGCGAAGCTGAAGGTGATCGCGACCGCTTCGCGCCCCGAATCGGCGAAGTGGGCGAAGGAACTGGGTGCGGACCACATCGTCGATCATTTCGGCGATCTGCCCGCGCAGTTGAAGGAACTCGGTATCGACCAGGTCGATTACGTACTGATTTTCAACGACACCGACAAGAATTTCCCGGCTGCGGCCGAAGTGATCGCGCCGCAGGGCAGCATCGCGACGATCGTCGAAAACAGCAAGCCGGTACCGGTCGAGTTGCTGAAGGCGAAAAGCGCCGCGTTTCACTGGGAGTTCATGTTCACGCGTTCGATGTTCGGCACGCCCGACATGATCGAACAGCACAAGCTGCTGACCGAGGTCGCACGTCTGGTCGATGCGGGCACGTTGCGCACCACGGTCGGACAGGATTTCGGCAAGATCAACGCGGAGAATCTGCGTGGTGCGCATCGGCTGCTTGAAGAAGGGCGCGCAATCGGCAAGGTCGTCCTGACGGGATTCTGA
- a CDS encoding cytochrome P450, whose translation MTPATASDPSLLARDFDLRHLSPAFYADPYPVYHALRVHEPIRRMPDGSLFLTRFRDVQAVYRDPKTFSSDKTVEFRPKYGDSPLYAHHTTSLVFNDPPRHTRVRRLIAGALTARAIAAMEPGLVRLVDGLLDRAAACGSIDLIGEFASAIPVEIIGNLLDVPHAEREPLRDWSLAILGALEPSLNAAQLERGNRAVTEFVDYLRDLVARRRREPGDPQHDVLTRLIEGEAGGEQLSEAELLQNCIFILNAGHETTTNLIGNGLVTLTEWPEQRDALLREPSLIESAVEECLRFESSNQLGNRMATVDTTIGGVEVARGTPVTLCIGAANRDPEQFAEPDRFDIRRDPNRHLAFGFGIHQCAGLSLARLEARIAIGRFVQRFPTYRLNGTPTRGGRVRFRGFAAVPVEVNG comes from the coding sequence ATGACCCCGGCGACTGCCAGCGACCCATCCCTCCTCGCGCGCGATTTCGATCTGCGCCACCTGAGTCCCGCTTTCTACGCCGACCCGTATCCGGTTTATCACGCACTGCGCGTCCACGAGCCGATCCGGCGGATGCCCGACGGCTCGCTCTTCCTGACGCGATTTCGTGACGTGCAGGCGGTCTATCGCGATCCGAAGACGTTCAGCTCCGACAAGACCGTCGAGTTCAGGCCGAAATACGGCGACTCGCCGCTCTACGCGCATCACACCACCAGCCTTGTGTTCAACGATCCGCCACGGCATACGCGGGTGCGCAGACTGATCGCCGGAGCGCTCACGGCGCGTGCGATCGCGGCCATGGAGCCGGGCCTCGTGCGTCTCGTCGATGGCCTGCTCGATCGGGCGGCCGCGTGCGGCTCGATCGATCTGATCGGCGAATTCGCATCGGCGATTCCGGTCGAGATCATCGGCAATCTGCTGGACGTGCCGCACGCCGAGCGCGAGCCGTTGCGCGACTGGTCGCTCGCGATACTCGGCGCGCTCGAGCCGTCGCTGAACGCCGCGCAACTCGAACGCGGCAACCGCGCGGTGACCGAATTCGTCGATTATCTGCGCGATCTGGTCGCGCGCCGGCGGCGCGAACCGGGCGATCCGCAGCACGATGTGCTGACCCGGCTGATCGAGGGCGAGGCGGGTGGTGAGCAACTGTCCGAAGCGGAATTGCTACAGAACTGCATTTTCATCCTGAATGCCGGACATGAAACGACCACCAACCTGATCGGCAACGGTCTCGTTACGCTGACCGAATGGCCCGAGCAACGCGATGCGTTGTTGCGCGAGCCGTCGTTGATCGAATCGGCGGTCGAGGAATGTTTGCGTTTCGAGAGTTCGAATCAGTTGGGCAACCGGATGGCGACCGTCGATACCACGATCGGCGGCGTCGAGGTTGCGCGCGGTACGCCGGTCACTTTGTGCATCGGCGCGGCCAATCGCGACCCGGAGCAGTTTGCCGAGCCGGATCGTTTCGACATTCGCCGCGATCCGAACCGGCATCTCGCGTTCGGCTTCGGGATTCACCAGTGCGCGGGTTTGTCGCTCGCGCGGCTCGAGGCGCGAATTGCGATTGGGCGCTTCGTGCAGCGGTTTCCGACGTATCGGCTGAATGGGACGCCGACGCGAGGCGGCCGCGTCCGGTTTCGCGGATTCGCGGCGGTGCCGGTCGAGGTGAACGGCTGA
- a CDS encoding Ku protein, whose product MPHMIWKGAISFGLVHVPVQLYPATQSEKVGFNLLDKRTIDPVGYKQINKRTGKDVTRDNIVRGFEYEKDKYVVLSDDEIRAANPESTQTVDILAFVDAADISFLYLDTPYFLTPDRKGEKVYALLREAMKSSGKIGVASVVLHNKQHLAALIPLGPVLALNTLRWAAEVRDLDEFKLPADGTKAAGVSTRELDMAKKLIDDMSDKWDPSQYHDTFRDDIMALVDKKVRAGKTEEITEIETPHESRQSADILDLSDLLKRSLGRGKDKDKGKAAGGRKRASAAGDDEDDEAETGESEAPARKKPRATKAASAPRGRSGGSSSSGGRAAAKTAAASPVRKRRAAA is encoded by the coding sequence ATGCCACACATGATCTGGAAAGGCGCAATCAGCTTCGGCCTCGTCCACGTGCCGGTGCAGCTGTATCCGGCGACGCAGTCGGAGAAAGTCGGCTTCAATCTGCTGGACAAACGCACGATCGATCCGGTCGGCTACAAGCAGATCAACAAGCGGACCGGCAAGGACGTGACGCGCGACAACATCGTGCGCGGCTTCGAGTACGAGAAGGACAAATACGTTGTGCTGTCCGACGACGAGATTCGCGCGGCGAATCCCGAATCGACACAGACGGTGGACATTCTCGCTTTCGTCGATGCCGCCGACATCTCGTTTCTCTATCTCGACACGCCGTATTTCCTGACGCCCGACCGCAAGGGCGAAAAGGTCTACGCGTTGTTGCGCGAGGCGATGAAGTCATCGGGCAAGATCGGCGTGGCGAGCGTCGTGCTGCACAACAAGCAGCATCTCGCGGCGCTGATTCCGCTGGGTCCGGTGCTGGCGCTGAACACGCTGCGCTGGGCCGCCGAAGTGCGCGATCTCGATGAATTCAAGCTGCCCGCCGACGGCACGAAGGCCGCAGGTGTTTCCACTCGCGAACTCGATATGGCGAAGAAGCTGATCGACGACATGAGCGACAAGTGGGACCCGTCGCAATATCACGACACGTTCCGCGACGACATCATGGCGTTAGTCGACAAGAAGGTGCGGGCGGGCAAGACCGAGGAAATCACCGAGATCGAGACGCCGCACGAGTCGCGTCAATCCGCCGATATTCTCGATTTGTCCGATTTGTTGAAGCGCAGTTTGGGGCGCGGTAAGGACAAAGACAAAGGAAAGGCGGCGGGTGGTCGAAAGCGGGCTTCCGCAGCCGGGGACGACGAAGACGACGAAGCGGAAACCGGCGAGAGCGAAGCGCCAGCCCGCAAGAAGCCTCGCGCGACGAAGGCGGCGAGCGCGCCACGCGGGCGAAGCGGCGGCAGTAGTTCCAGCGGCGGTCGCGCGGCGGCGAAGACGGCAGCTGCGTCCCCGGTTCGTAAGCGCAGGGCGGCGGCCTGA
- the serB gene encoding phosphoserine phosphatase SerB — protein sequence MNLVIQSSAPLSADHHKTLVALARGSHATAIDANALRIADANIDQRADIDVYCGTHQLDYAFVEAGRQLRDFGLVAMDMDSTLITIECIDEIADFCGLKAEVAEITEASMRGEIKDFNESLTRRVALLKGLDASALERVYEERLQLSPGAERMLAGAKAAGLKTLLVSGGFTFFTEKLKARLGLDFTNANTLEIVDGKLTGQVTGEIVNAEVKARTLRETCAKLGIEPTRAIAMGDGSNDLKMMAEAGLSVAFRAKPVVREAATVAFNHVGLDGLLRLF from the coding sequence ATGAACCTCGTCATTCAAAGCTCCGCGCCTCTTTCCGCCGATCACCACAAAACGCTCGTCGCGCTCGCGCGCGGTTCGCACGCCACCGCGATCGACGCGAATGCGCTGCGTATCGCCGACGCAAACATCGACCAGCGCGCGGACATCGACGTGTATTGCGGCACCCATCAGCTTGACTACGCGTTTGTCGAAGCGGGCCGTCAGTTGCGCGACTTCGGGCTGGTCGCGATGGACATGGACTCGACGCTGATCACGATCGAATGTATCGACGAAATCGCCGATTTCTGCGGACTGAAAGCGGAAGTGGCCGAGATCACCGAAGCGTCGATGCGCGGCGAGATCAAGGACTTCAACGAGAGCCTGACGCGTCGCGTCGCGCTGCTCAAAGGCCTCGACGCCAGCGCGCTCGAACGGGTCTACGAAGAACGTCTGCAACTGTCGCCCGGCGCGGAGCGCATGCTCGCGGGCGCGAAGGCGGCGGGACTGAAAACCTTGCTGGTGTCGGGCGGATTCACGTTCTTCACCGAAAAACTGAAGGCGCGTTTGGGCCTCGATTTCACGAACGCGAACACGCTCGAGATCGTCGACGGAAAACTGACGGGCCAGGTGACCGGCGAGATCGTCAATGCCGAGGTGAAAGCACGCACGCTGCGCGAAACCTGCGCGAAACTCGGCATTGAACCGACGCGCGCTATTGCAATGGGCGACGGTTCGAACGATCTGAAGATGATGGCCGAGGCCGGTTTGTCGGTCGCGTTCCGCGCGAAACCGGTGGTGCGCGAAGCGGCCACCGTGGCCTTCAATCATGTCGGACTGGACGGGTTGCTGCGGCTGTTCTGA